The Mus musculus strain C57BL/6J chromosome 2, GRCm38.p6 C57BL/6J genome has a window encoding:
- the 1700021F07Rik gene encoding uncharacterized protein C20orf85 homolog, whose product MAQKPLSTTAAERMNLVAQDEIWKYRLRAESEARQNWPAKWGYLTTSMKELLEGEEEPQTPKPKPELPSHFYVRPVSPMDKHIKILPSPPVPKTTQGFIGWRSGKPALYCLEKYSEVCSCKGAYARELCWPEQGVH is encoded by the exons ATGGCGCAGAAACCGCTCAGCACCACGGCCGCAGAGCGCATGAACCTTGTGGCCCAGGATGAGATTTG gaaATACCGTCTGAGGGCCGAAAGTGAAGCCCGGCAAAACTGGCCGGCCAAGTGGGGATATTTAACAACGTCCATGAAAGAG CTGCTTGAGGGTGAAGAGGAGCCACAAACCCCGAAGCCCAAGCCTGAGCTGCCTAGCCACTTCTATGTCCGTCCAGTGAGCCCCATGGATAAACACATCAAG ATTCTCCCATCGCCCCCAGTCCCAAAGACCACCCAGGGCTTCATCGGATGGCGATCCGGGAAGCCAGCCCTGTACTGTTTGGAGAAGTACTCAGAGGTTTGCAGCTGCAAAGGGGCTTATGCCCGAGAGCTATGCTGGCCCGAGCAAGGCGTGCACTGA